The Candidatus Protochlamydia phocaeensis genome contains a region encoding:
- a CDS encoding histidine triad nucleotide-binding protein, with protein sequence MATIFAKIIKGELPSEKVFENERILAIKDIHPVAPVHLLIMPKKEIPDLQSITAADLPLISEIMAVAQQLAKQFHIEDGYRLLTNNGSNAGQIIFHLHFHLIGGRRLGSIA encoded by the coding sequence ATGGCAACGATATTTGCAAAAATTATCAAGGGGGAACTTCCGTCAGAGAAAGTGTTTGAAAATGAGCGTATTTTAGCCATTAAAGACATTCATCCCGTGGCCCCCGTCCATCTTCTTATCATGCCTAAAAAAGAGATTCCCGACTTGCAATCCATCACGGCAGCCGATCTTCCCTTGATAAGCGAAATCATGGCTGTAGCCCAGCAATTAGCGAAGCAGTTTCATATTGAAGATGGCTATCGCTTGTTGACCAATAATGGGTCGAATGCGGGACAGATTATCTTCCATTTACATTTTCATCTCATTGGCGGCAGGCGCTTGGGCTCTATTGCCTAA
- a CDS encoding LOG family protein: MENYLDFSQYDLATPDGSITNLTHINETTAEAIVFIPNISPRFVGFNIEPQSIYFNIKSTLAQLGLDGVGIAFELDLKNQCAQVQVQLHAIGPIAVEMLKLLQVGSSIGKLFAADERRRVRDPDYLARMFGRSDRWGQPLLSLGGLHGSNDLILDKVDGRTVAYLTLQNGRVIYDSSIYGFLPTLSKALVTGSKMRDILRLHQEWKPLMTRNVNENEILLVRTLPLHIRTVFARVVDNLLSPGYHHTSASILQPDTYASGDIYELFGNSKREITDIPLEFYTLEPYREHVFFSDRDQLQTCLEDSKTLFEAFATAPLPLENRAAVFIVKGQQLKSLKSEDWISRETRLHEFPGPFHGTRQALMVERYIEQQPSYPFLKSIDSGGITSQGILLTRYFPSPLMKRMLLSDQVQRCLKGIYFQYPSLSGLNFFSAEDRALLHDLEKFAIPVFWVDEISGQILQYIQKPDRDSGLFVPLNKVDMFLKSTVFGIYGSNLVAGDFGQELQKLLQGILDMRAEMNHPLLSKNTPLALVTGGGPGAMEVGNRIAKELNILSCANIVDFRQKDASVVNEQLQNPYIEAKMTYRLDKLVERQAEFNLDFPIFLMGGVGTDFEYCLEEVRRKVGSVNATPIILFGEAEYWHKKITNRFECNLHSGTIKGSEWLSNCFYCIQKAEQGLKVYRDYFSGALQIGKNGPIYEEGFVAVT; encoded by the coding sequence ATGGAAAACTATTTAGATTTTAGCCAATACGATTTAGCCACACCTGATGGTTCAATTACGAACTTAACGCATATTAATGAAACAACGGCAGAGGCAATTGTTTTTATTCCCAATATTTCGCCTCGCTTTGTCGGATTTAATATTGAACCTCAATCGATTTATTTTAACATTAAGAGCACCCTTGCCCAGCTGGGATTAGATGGAGTCGGAATCGCTTTTGAGCTCGACTTAAAAAATCAATGCGCGCAGGTTCAAGTTCAGCTGCATGCCATAGGGCCAATAGCGGTAGAAATGTTGAAGCTTTTGCAGGTTGGGTCTTCGATCGGGAAGCTATTTGCTGCTGACGAACGCCGCCGCGTTCGCGATCCTGACTATCTTGCCCGTATGTTTGGTCGTTCGGATCGCTGGGGGCAGCCTTTGCTGTCATTAGGCGGATTGCATGGCAGTAACGACCTTATTTTAGATAAAGTGGACGGCCGCACAGTCGCCTATCTGACTTTGCAGAATGGACGTGTCATCTACGATTCCTCCATCTACGGCTTCCTTCCCACCTTATCCAAAGCGTTGGTTACGGGATCAAAAATGAGGGACATCCTTCGTTTACATCAAGAATGGAAGCCGCTAATGACGCGAAATGTAAACGAAAATGAAATCCTTCTCGTCCGCACCCTTCCCTTGCATATTAGGACAGTTTTTGCGCGCGTTGTAGATAACCTCCTTTCGCCAGGCTATCACCATACGTCTGCTTCAATTTTGCAGCCTGATACGTATGCATCCGGGGATATTTATGAGCTATTTGGGAATAGTAAAAGAGAAATCACCGATATTCCTTTAGAGTTCTATACGCTTGAGCCTTATCGTGAGCACGTCTTCTTTTCCGACCGCGATCAGCTGCAAACCTGTTTAGAAGACAGCAAAACATTGTTCGAAGCCTTTGCGACCGCTCCCCTTCCCCTTGAGAACCGGGCGGCTGTTTTTATTGTGAAAGGACAGCAGCTTAAATCTCTTAAATCGGAAGATTGGATTAGCCGCGAGACCCGCCTTCATGAATTTCCCGGCCCCTTTCATGGGACCAGGCAGGCCTTGATGGTTGAGCGTTATATCGAGCAACAGCCCTCTTATCCATTTTTAAAAAGCATTGATAGCGGAGGAATCACTAGCCAAGGCATTTTATTAACCCGCTATTTTCCTTCCCCTTTGATGAAGCGTATGCTTTTGAGCGATCAAGTCCAGCGCTGTCTGAAGGGCATTTACTTTCAATATCCTTCCTTGTCTGGACTGAATTTTTTCTCTGCGGAAGATCGGGCATTGCTTCATGACTTGGAAAAATTTGCCATCCCCGTTTTTTGGGTCGACGAGATAAGCGGGCAAATCTTGCAATACATTCAAAAACCGGATCGCGATTCCGGCCTTTTTGTGCCCCTTAATAAAGTAGACATGTTTCTAAAATCAACTGTCTTTGGCATTTATGGATCCAATCTAGTTGCCGGAGATTTTGGCCAGGAACTGCAGAAGCTCCTTCAGGGAATTTTAGATATGCGGGCCGAAATGAACCATCCCCTCCTTAGCAAAAATACACCTCTTGCCCTAGTGACAGGCGGGGGGCCGGGAGCGATGGAAGTGGGCAACCGCATTGCCAAGGAGCTCAATATTTTATCGTGCGCGAATATAGTCGATTTCCGGCAAAAAGATGCCTCGGTCGTCAACGAACAGCTGCAAAATCCCTATATAGAAGCCAAAATGACCTACCGTTTAGATAAACTGGTAGAAAGGCAAGCGGAATTCAACCTGGACTTTCCCATTTTTCTAATGGGAGGCGTTGGAACAGACTTTGAGTATTGCCTAGAAGAAGTCAGGCGCAAAGTCGGCTCTGTCAATGCCACACCCATTATTTTATTTGGAGAAGCCGAGTATTGGCACAAAAAAATTACAAATCGATTCGAATGCAATTTGCACAGCGGAACAATCAAGGGATCAGAATGGCTGAGCAATTGTTTCTATTGCATTCAAAAAGCGGAACAGGGCTTAAAGGTCTATCGAGACTATTTTTCAGGCGCCTTGCAAATCGGCAAAAATGGCCCCATTTATGAAGAAGGGTTTGTCGCAGTGACTTAG
- a CDS encoding DUF1207 domain-containing protein, whose product MRYARYLWIFLLGLNGTALQADEPDYGYDNVYGELNQGNSSYCCENSCEKINECDPCASETSVVDQQLERDFDLYRQVHPEIYNENEWCEADPETDCEFARSHHLWGIWFPEGPPLFRPLLADPRQATYSVGWRFNDRVIEKNVIDVSFWDTFPIFRWVDVWCWHGDLQLDLEGGVWAIFDPLHDSSPLVDADYYVGFPLTYAFENWAFRLRGYHISTHIGDEFLLNHPHFDRRNPSIEAFDFFVSNQFTREIRLYGGIGWVACQDDSFRVGEIYLQAGLELRLPQLGYRDYCNRLYGEPFFGMNFYYQSHFKRHINNTYVLGYEWGKVSGNRHKFRLFIEYHDGYSLDGQFCKHPTHYFSVRGSYGY is encoded by the coding sequence ATGCGCTATGCGAGATATCTTTGGATTTTTTTATTGGGGTTGAATGGGACCGCACTCCAGGCAGATGAGCCCGATTATGGTTATGACAATGTATATGGGGAATTAAACCAAGGCAATTCTTCCTATTGTTGCGAAAATAGTTGTGAAAAAATCAATGAATGCGATCCCTGTGCAAGCGAAACGTCTGTAGTAGACCAACAGCTAGAACGAGATTTTGATCTTTATAGACAGGTCCATCCTGAAATTTATAATGAAAATGAATGGTGTGAAGCAGATCCCGAGACAGATTGCGAGTTTGCCCGTTCTCATCATTTATGGGGGATATGGTTTCCGGAAGGACCTCCTTTATTCCGTCCGCTCCTTGCCGATCCTAGGCAGGCGACTTATTCTGTTGGCTGGCGTTTCAATGACCGTGTAATCGAGAAGAATGTCATTGATGTCTCTTTTTGGGATACATTTCCCATCTTCCGATGGGTGGATGTGTGGTGCTGGCACGGGGATCTTCAATTAGATCTTGAAGGCGGCGTATGGGCTATCTTTGATCCGCTTCATGATTCATCCCCCCTTGTTGATGCAGACTATTATGTCGGTTTTCCATTGACATATGCCTTTGAAAATTGGGCTTTCCGTTTAAGGGGTTATCATATTTCTACGCATATTGGAGATGAGTTTTTATTAAACCATCCCCACTTTGACCGCCGCAATCCAAGTATTGAAGCGTTTGATTTTTTTGTATCCAATCAATTCACCAGAGAAATTCGCCTCTATGGAGGAATCGGTTGGGTTGCCTGCCAGGACGATTCTTTTAGAGTCGGGGAAATTTATCTTCAGGCTGGATTGGAACTGCGCCTGCCTCAGCTAGGCTATCGCGACTATTGCAACCGCCTCTATGGCGAACCTTTTTTTGGCATGAATTTTTACTATCAGTCGCATTTCAAACGGCATATCAACAATACCTATGTATTGGGCTATGAATGGGGAAAGGTATCGGGAAACCGGCATAAATTCCGACTCTTTATTGAGTACCATGATGGCTACTCTTTAGATGGTCAATTTTGCAAGCATCCTACCCATTATTTTAGTGTAAGAGGCTCTTACGGATATTAA
- a CDS encoding M48 family metallopeptidase produces the protein MGLFDDSGNEPRRRGGGGIFLALIIAAVGFLMYMTQTEQNPITGEKQHISLTPEQEIKLGLQSAPEMAAQMGGEIPASDPRTQEVRKIGQEILGKSIAHKGPWRFQFHLLADPKTINAFALPGGQVFITLGLFNRLQTEGQLAGVLSHEMGHVIERHAAQQMAKGQLGQILVMATGVGASDSQHPGRGYQAAMIANVVNQMTQLRYGRKDELEADQWGLQLMTEAGYNPEAMIQVMEILEKAVPGGHTPEMLLTHPYPEHRIEAIKAYLEKHPASKNLKEGASLKPLTTQSSSFSSDS, from the coding sequence ATGGGGCTATTTGACGACTCTGGTAACGAGCCAAGAAGAAGAGGCGGCGGAGGGATTTTCCTAGCCTTGATCATCGCTGCGGTGGGCTTTTTAATGTATATGACCCAAACGGAACAAAATCCGATTACTGGAGAAAAGCAGCATATTTCTTTGACTCCCGAGCAGGAAATCAAATTGGGCTTGCAATCCGCCCCCGAAATGGCCGCCCAAATGGGAGGAGAAATTCCCGCCAGCGACCCGCGCACCCAAGAGGTTCGAAAGATCGGCCAGGAAATTTTAGGCAAAAGCATTGCCCATAAAGGACCCTGGAGATTCCAATTTCACTTATTAGCCGATCCTAAAACAATTAATGCTTTTGCTTTGCCTGGAGGACAAGTGTTTATTACGCTTGGACTTTTCAACCGCTTGCAGACGGAGGGACAATTGGCCGGGGTTCTCTCCCATGAAATGGGCCATGTCATAGAAAGGCATGCGGCCCAGCAAATGGCTAAAGGGCAGCTAGGGCAAATTCTTGTGATGGCAACGGGTGTAGGGGCAAGTGATAGCCAGCATCCTGGGCGAGGATATCAAGCAGCCATGATCGCTAATGTAGTCAATCAAATGACGCAATTGCGTTATGGCCGAAAAGATGAATTGGAAGCCGATCAATGGGGACTTCAGCTCATGACAGAAGCGGGATATAATCCGGAAGCCATGATACAAGTCATGGAAATTTTGGAAAAAGCTGTCCCAGGTGGACATACGCCTGAAATGTTACTGACCCATCCTTATCCCGAGCATCGCATTGAAGCCATTAAAGCTTACTTAGAAAAACACCCGGCAAGTAAGAATCTTAAGGAAGGGGCGAGCCTTAAACCTCTCACCACTCAGTCTTCTTCCTTTTCGTCGGATTCATAA
- a CDS encoding NUDIX hydrolase, with amino-acid sequence MECLIFLTPPSDFKPRVEVASCYCTYQDNILLLRRHPAKSQGHTWGVPAGKLEQGEDSVSAIIREAFEEIGVVLRKEGLEEIITLYIRQQIDFVYHMFHYSFSQQPSIVLELREHDEFKWVTVEEALKMPLMAGEKDTLAFYQKFLKDKPS; translated from the coding sequence ATGGAATGCCTTATTTTTTTAACTCCTCCTTCTGATTTTAAGCCTCGCGTAGAGGTCGCTAGTTGCTATTGCACTTATCAAGACAACATTCTTCTATTGCGGCGCCATCCCGCTAAATCCCAGGGGCATACATGGGGAGTGCCTGCCGGAAAGCTTGAGCAGGGAGAAGATTCTGTTTCCGCGATTATTAGAGAGGCTTTTGAGGAAATAGGAGTGGTATTGAGAAAAGAGGGCTTGGAAGAAATTATCACGCTTTATATCCGGCAGCAAATCGATTTTGTGTACCATATGTTCCATTATTCCTTCTCGCAGCAGCCGTCTATTGTCTTAGAGCTACGCGAGCATGATGAGTTCAAATGGGTCACAGTAGAAGAGGCTTTAAAGATGCCCTTAATGGCAGGGGAAAAGGATACCTTAGCCTTTTATCAAAAATTTTTAAAAGACAAGCCTTCCTAA